A region of the Cucurbita pepo subsp. pepo cultivar mu-cu-16 unplaced genomic scaffold, ASM280686v2 Cp4.1_scaffold000539, whole genome shotgun sequence genome:
CTCACACGcccataaatataaattaaataaagagacATTGATTCACATGATTTAGAGAGTAAAAATTACCCCACATCCTCGAGTGGTAGCTAATTACAAACtacatgaaatttttttaattattttaaaaagttcaaaagatattattacaaatatatatatatattttagaatattgaatattttatataaattagtgttaatttttttttgtgggaataaaaaatatatccaaaaaagtaaaataagagaataaaGTAAGAAGTCGCAAATGGaatattaatcatttattttcttcaaaaaaatgtatttagaatttttttaataattaaatattataaatttgattggatttaatttttatttaatttattttaaaattttggtattgttgaaatttttatttgctaaaattattgtttcaatattttattttttattttttgcgtttaaaaaattgatattatctaaaaattatgataattaaatgaattgaatttaaCGAgtcaaattttagtttttggatTTGTAATAAAATCGCATTGATTCCTAAATTTCAGTCCACACACGAAGCATTTCCAACTTCACCTTTCTGATTCTCACTGATCTCCGAGCCGCCACCGTCCCCGATacccttcctcttcttctcttcagCCATGGCTGGTTCTTCTCACGCTAGACTCCTTGGCCCTGCTTCCGACTGCCGTTCCTGTCCCGATCTCGCTGTTGCAGGTCGTTTTCGAGGGCACAGCTACAGCCGATTTACTCATGAAGCCAAATCGGTGAAGGCGACGGTGGCGTCTTACGCCTTGTCTTCTTCCCGGATTTTCAAGTTTCCGCCCAATTTCGTCAGGCAACTCAGTACCAAGGCGCGTAGGAACTGCAGTAATATTGGCGTTGCACAGGTTGTCGCGGCTTCGTGGTCGAACAACTCCTCTCCTTTTCaatcggcggcggcggcgtcGGCTAATGCCGTTGACGCCGCTGCCGCTGCCGCAGTGCCTGCCACTTCTGATGCGGCGGCGTTGGAAGGTAGCGTTGGTACTGAGAGTTTGAAGGTAGAGGAGGGTTTAGGTGATTCCAGAACCTCTGTCTTCGATTGCGATGGGAGTGTTGCAATCCACGCTGGTAGGGCTTAGTATGAACTTTGACTTCGTCTTTGAGTCTTTGAGATTCCCAGAACCATTCTCTTTTATCGCTTTTAGGAATTTTCTCCTTTGATTTTTGGAAATATGTAATTAACTATTTTCGGTGCGAATTTCAGGCGAAAGATTCGGTCGTGGTAGAGTTGACGACGCTATTACTACGCCGGTGGTTAACACTTCCgcttatttctttaaaaaaactgCTGATCTCCTTGATTTCAAGGTACTTACTTGGATTCCATGTTGATTCAAAACGGTTGACTTCAAATTGTAGTGTTATCTATCATTTTTCTCCCTATGTCTATGATTTTTTGCTCCTCAAAACATacatcaaaattgaaagaaaacaatataaagAAACTTCAAGAACTTCTTTCTTGCTCTTTATTCCATATTGGATCCATGGCAGGAGAAGCGCGCTGTAAGTTTCGAGTATGGGCGCTATGGAAATCCAACGACAATTGTTGCGGAGGAGAAGATAAGGTTTTGTTTCTGAACtagttgtttgtttcttttgtaatcCTTACCAAATAGCCATGTTTCGGATCAAATAGAATCGTGGTTGAAGCTGTTTTGGTTTTGAACCAGTGCTTTAGAAGGGGCTGAATCTACCCTGATTGTGGCCTCAGGCATGTGTGCCAGCACGATGATGCTGCTGGCGTTGGTTCCGGCTGGAGGGCATATCGTGACGACCACAGATTGCTACAGGAAGACGAGAATTTTTATTGAGACCATACTTCCCAAAATGGGAATCACGGTATTATAGCTTtgatcttatttttcttcttttttggtggTCTTGTTGATTATTACGCTAATGCCAGTCttcattaacatttttctaCTCCTTCAATGATTTGGTGTTCAACTTGATCTCTCTCGTTCTGAAATACATAGCCTTTTCCCGCATGCATGCTTTAATTTTTTGGCAGAGTCagaataatttttgtttttgtttgatgtaaTACGACAACTTATTTTCTACTTGGcgttataaatataaatatataaaataaaaagatggtAATCTGCCTTCACCAGATAAAATTGTGCTCAGGATACAAACAAGTCAACTTGGGGCAATTCTATCTGGTCTGGTGTCGTCCCCACTTGGCTACTTCTTTCTGCTAATCTTGAGGCCGGTTTGGgttgactttttaaaaaacgtcgttATTCTTACGCTATTTCAAGCTAGAACAATGCAAGATCGATTCCCGGTAAGCACAACTTGATCTCTCTTAGTAGTAACTAAGCACTAGCGGGAAGCTCCACTAATGGCACGTGGCAATATTTTGTATTCTTAAACCATTCCAGACTAGAACAATGCAAGACCAACTACCACTGAGCACAATTAGAGCTCGTTGTTACTGGTGTGTCGTAGGCCCTAAGTGGATGACATCCCATTCTTATAGGTTAAGTAGACTCTCACCCGTAGAGTTCCTACATATACCTAATCAATCCACGTGGTCATAACCAACCCTAAATGTAGCTCTAATTAAGCAATTAAATAAACCATAGTGATGAGGTACATGGggagttcttgttcttcttcactGTTGCAGGTCGTCTTTGAGGGCATAGCTACGGTCGATTCACACACGAAACCAAACCGGTGAAGGCGTCAATGGCGTCGCACGCCTTGTCTTCTTCCCGGATTTTCAAATTTCCGTCCAATTTCGTCAGGCAACTCGGTAACAGGGCGAGTATAAACGGCAGCAATATTGACATTGCGCAGGTTGTCGCGGCTTCGTGGTCGAACAACTCCTCTCCTTCTCcctcggcggcggcggcggcagctAATGCCGTTGATGCCGCTGGCACAACGCCAACAAATCAAGAAGcagaaaaatggtaaaataagATCAAAACTACaattaaagatatataatatttatttttcaatgcatttttttatgtttatagaatgataataaaaaaatatttgtatttattttatataattatttttctctctttctttttctatatgTGTGAAAtgtcaattattaattaagtaattagttaaataattgattattgtccattataaatatatattttagattatgTACTAAAATGATGATATAAAGTAATTAAGCAAATAAGTAagatgtttatttatattaatttataataatacaataatattataataactaattttaatgtagcgttactaattttaaatttaattgaaacatatctttaaaaatatccgtaaaaataaaataaaatgacgCTCATCTATATGGCACGTAAAAACCAAGATAAAATGACGCTCATCTATATGAAACGTAAAAACCAAGATAAATGAGTGTCATGATGTAATCAAGAAAAACGATACATAATGTACAATCGTGATAGTTGTATACTCATCTAGAGAAATTAACCAATGTAGCATATTGAGACCTAGTTTTTGTACGTACTATCAATCACAGATGAGATGACTAATTTATACATTAACCAAATACAATTATCTGCTTGAGCAGATCGAATGTTTTTATTACTCTGGACTGTCGAGCTATCACGAATACAATCTTACTAAAAGACATATGACTGGTTTTGGGGCGTAGTTAGCTTCAAGGTTAGAAAAATGACCGACCATCCATCTCTTCATTTGAAAGGTTTATCTCGGTCGACATTTACCCTACCGCTATCATGTTTGTTTCATTAGTTTCTTCAGTCTGGTGCAGGTTGATAGCGATATAACTGTTTGTACTTTAATGCCACAACTAAAGTGCTCTGATACTAATTGTTACCGTGAAACCATAAGCAAGGTCGATCGTGCTCACACGcccataaatataaattaaataaagagacATTGATTCACATGATTTAGAGAGTAAAAATTACCCCACATCCTCGAGTGGTAGCTAATTACAAACtacatgaaatttttttaattattttaaaaagttcaaaagatattattacaaatatatatatatattttagaatattgaatattttatataaattagtgttaatttttttttgtgggaataaaaaatatatccaaaaaagtaaaataagagaataaaGTAAGAAGTCGCAAATGGaatattaatcatttattttcttcaaaaaaatgtatttagaatttttttaataattaaatattataaatttgattggatttaatttttatttaatttattttaaaattttggtattgttgaaatttttatttgctaaaattattgtttcaatattttattttttattttttgcgtttaaaaaattgatattatctaaaaattatgataattaaatgaattgaatttaaCGAgtcaaattttagtttttggatTTGTAATAAAATCGCATTGATTCCTAAATTTCAGTCCACACACGAAGCATTTCCAACTTCACCTTTCTGATTCTCACTGATCTCCGAGCCGCCACCGTCCCCGATacccttcctcttcttctcttcagCCATGGCTGGTTCTTCTCACGCTAGACTCCTTGGCCCTGCTTCCGACTGCCGTTCCTGTCCCGATCTCGCTGTTGCAGGTCGTTTTCGAGGGCACAGCTACAGCCGATTTACTCATGAAGCCAAATCGGTGAAGGCGACGGTG
Encoded here:
- the LOC111785529 gene encoding cystathionine gamma-synthase 1, chloroplastic-like; the protein is MAGSSHARLLGPASDCRSCPDLAVAGRFRGHSYSRFTHEAKSVKATVASYALSSSRIFKFPPNFVRQLSTKARRNCSNIGVAQVVAASWSNNSSPFQSAAAASANAVDAAAAAAVPATSDAAALEGSVGTESLKVEEGLGDSRTSVFDCDGSVAIHAGERFGRGRVDDAITTPVVNTSAYFFKKTADLLDFKEKRAVSFEYGRYGNPTTIVAEEKISALEGAESTLIVASGMCASTMMLLALVPAGGHIVTTTDCYRKTRIFIETILPKMGITVLYYGRFTHETKPVKASMASHALSSSRIFKFPSNFVRQLGNRASINGSNIDIAQVVAASWSNNSSPSPSAAAAAANAVDAAGRFRGHSYSRFTHEAKSVKATVASYALSSSRIFKFPPNFVRQLSTKARRNCSNIGVAQVVAASWSNNSSPFQSAAAASANAVDAAAAAAVPATSDAAALEGSVGTESLKVEEGLGDSRTSVFDCDGSVAIHAGERFGRGRVDDAITTPVVNTSAYFFKKTADLLDFKVLAGCVSGSLKLVSEIRNLHHVIGGALNPNAAYLIIRGMKTLHLRVQQQNSSALRMAKLLEAHPKIKCVYYPGLPSHPEHNLAKRQMTGFGGVVSFEVDGDITTTIKFIDSLKIPYIAPSFGGCESIIDQPAIMSYWDLNQTERLKYGIKDNLVRFSIGIEDFEDLKADILQALDAI